Proteins encoded by one window of Rhodamnia argentea isolate NSW1041297 chromosome 6, ASM2092103v1, whole genome shotgun sequence:
- the LOC115749341 gene encoding protein NEOXANTHIN-DEFICIENT 1 — protein MELSDTRRSRGYGKPPWKFTGSALYQLHLVKAETARAFIPKEFRLVEAFGYTLGGFFLASYDDSPAGVFDELVVIAGIVWNPPTSCAWAAKVLVNSYEACDHGRKDVGLPSQVARFSKRITPVSRRPENQRNGLLNVLSVGAYSPKDQMDLQVSEINDHSALDVCRINLTTIVPALKVDKWSSPVIRMSLPSFSGRTEYNPNLLKYSCQIECRVRLVRPAKVSMLSHALRDDNDQTSRSRGSDPLDLMSEEFMANVQDPSVLVMLSKPILALEFRSLKMHVEAPILVTW, from the exons ATGGAACTTAGTGATACAAGAAGATCACGAGGCTATGGCAAGCCCCCGTGGAAATTCACAGGCAG TGCCCTGTATCAGCTTCATCTTGTGAAAGCAGAAACAGCTCGAGCGTTCATTCCGAAGGAGTTCAGATTAGTTGAAGCTTTTGG ATATACACTCGGTGGATTCTTCTTGGCCAGTTATGACGACAGTCCAGCTGGGGTCTTTGATGAG CTTGTGGTGATTGCAGGAATTGTATGGAACCCACCAACATCTTGCGC GTGGGCTGCTAAGGTGCTTGTTAACAGTTATGAGGCTTGTGATCATGGACGGAAG GATGTTGGGCTTCCAAGTCAGGTTGCCAGGTTTTCAAAA AGGATTACTCCAGTCTCAAGGCGACCAGAGAACCAAAGGAATGGGTTACTAAACGTGCTCAGTGTAGGTGCTTATAGCCCGAAGGACCAGATGGATCTTCAAGTGTCTGAAATCAACGATCATTCAGCATTGGATGTTTGTAGGATCAATCTCACAACTATAG TGCCTGCATTGAAGGTGGACAAGTGGAGCAGCCCAGTAATCAGAATGTCGCTTCCTAGTTTCAG TGGTCGCACAGAGTACAATCCcaaccttctcaaatattcctGCCAGATCGAATGCAG GGTGCGACTGGTACGTCCAGCTAAAGTGTCAATGCTGTCTCATGCTTTAAGAGACGACAATGACCAAACTTCACGATCCCGAGGTTCTGATCCACTGGACTTGATGAGTGAGGAGTTCATGGCTAATGTGCAAGATCCCAGTGTATTGGTCATGTTATCGAAGCCCATACTAGCTTTGGAGTTCAGAAGCCTGAAAATGCATGTGGAAGCTCCCATTCTAGTGACCTGGTGA
- the LOC115749340 gene encoding serine carboxypeptidase-like 45: MSTRTVVEPHSEMIQQDQKREPDEYRNQIAKAWIRSGALRTPVEDWSFGLSPCEITIRKTQAWSTGHVGRPHRFQLQPSPALCLQQTKAQFIFWFSLLPPSKSYVLFDSKKTDTIFIYRLSLLGLSSLSLSLSLPLSLYRVSEVLEQEHYTTMPSSSKWVAVSMAISLLRLLSHAPAVESSLALLDSIAWLPGQPPVGFRQYSGYVTVDEQKQRALFYYFAEAELDPASKPLVLWLNGGPGCSSLGVGAFSENGPFRPSGDVLVRNEYSWNREANMLYLEAPIGVGFSYSTDTSSYEAVNDKITARDNLVFLQRWFVKFPQYKNSNLFITGESYAGHYVPQLAELMLQINRNEKMFNLKGIALGNPVLEFATDFNSRAEFFWSHGLISDTTYKMFTSICNYSRYVSEYARGSVSPICSLVMSQVNKETSKFVDNYDVTLDVCIASVMSQSRRLSPQGVTETIDVCVEDETVNYLNRQDVQRALHARLVGVRKWAVCSDVLDYDLTNLEIPTITILGKLIKAGIPVLVYSGDQDSVIPLTGSRRLVHGLAEELGLNATIPYRVWFQGQQVGGWTQVYGNVLSFATIRGASHEAPFSQPERSLVLFKSFLEGQPLPQAF, translated from the exons ATGAGCACTCGTACAGTGGTAGAACCTCACAGTGAAATGATTCAGCAAGATCAGAAGCGTGAACCGGATGAATATCGAAATCAAATTGCTAAGGCGTGGATTAGATCCGGAGCTTTGAGGACGCCTGTTGAAGACTGGTCTTTCGGACTCTCGCCATGCGAGATCACGATACG GAAAACCCAAGCATGGTCCACTGGTCACGTGGGCCGCCCGCATCGCTTTCAGCTCCAACCCTCTCCTGCTCTCTGTTTGCAACAAACAAAAGCTCAATTTATCTTttggttttctcttcttccccCATCAAAAAGTTATGTTCTTTTTGACAGCAAAAAAACAGACACCATCTTTATATACCGCCTCTCTCTACTTggtctctcctctctctctctctctctctctctccctctctctctctatagagtCAGTGAAGTGCTCGAGCAAGAACATTACACAACAATGCCTTCATCGTCCAAATGGGTCGCCGTATCGATGGCCATTTCGTTGCTTCGCCTCCTATCTCATGCCCCGGCAGTGGAATCGTCTCTCGCCTTGTTGGACAGCATCGCCTGGTTACCGGGCCAGCCACCTGTCGGGTTCCGGCAGTACTCGGGCTATGTGACCGTTGACGAGCAGAAACAGAGGGCTCTGTTCTACTACTTCGCAGAAGCGGAGCTGGACCCGGCTTCGAAGCCTCTTGTTCTCTGGCTCAACGGAG GGCCCGGTTGTTCATCCCTTGGAGTGGGAGCGTTTTCTGAGAATGGACCGTTTAGGCCCAGTGGAGATGTGCTCGTCAGGAATGAGTATAGCTGGAACAGag AAGCGAACATGTTGTACTTGGAAGCGCCGATTGGAGTTGGGTTCTCTTACTCAACCGATACCTCCTCTTATGAAGCTGTCAATGACAAGATCACTG CGAGGGACAATCTGGTGTTCTTGCAAAGATGGTTTGTCAAATTCCCACAATACAAAAACAGTAACCTGTTCATTACTGGGGAGAGCTACGCAG GTCACTATGTTCCCCAACTGGCAGAACTCATGCTTCAAATCAACAGGAATGAGAAGATGTTCAATCTGAAAGGCATTGCC CTGGGTAATCCGGTTCTTGAATTCGCTACTGACTTCAACTCGAGGGCCGAGTTTTTCTGGTCACACGGATTGATTTCAGATACGACGTACAAGATGTTCACTTCCATCTGCAATTACTCGAGGTACGTGAGTGAATACGCCCGTGGTTCCGTTTCACCTATCTGCTCGCTGGTGATGAGCCAAGTTAACAAAGAAACAAGCAAGTTCGTCGACAACTACGATGTCACGCTCGATGTTTGTATAGCATCTGTAATGTCGCAATCTAGACGTCTTAGTCCTCAG GGTGTTACTGAAACTATAGACGTGTGCGTGGAAGATGAGACGGTTAATTATCTTAACAGACAAGATGTGCAGAGAGCCCTCCATGCACGGCTTGTAGGAGTTCGCAAATGGGCTGTTTGCAGCGA TGTTCTTGATTATGATTTGACGAACTTGGAAATACCAACAATTACTATCCTAGGCAAACTAATAAAGGCCGGAATTCCGGTTCTGGTTTACAG TGGAGACCAAGATTCTGTAATTCCGCTAACCGGAAGTCGAAGACTTGTCCATGGGTTGGCAGAGGAATTAGGTCTGAACGCCACTATTCCTTACAGAGTGTGGTTTCAGGGCCAGCAG GTTGGTGGGTGGACTCAAGTTTATGGCAATGTCCTTTCATTCGCCACCATCAGAGGAGCATCGCACGAAGCACCGTTCTCGCAGCCTGAGAGATCTCTCGTCCTCTTCAAATCCTTCTTGGAAGGGCAGCCTCTGCCACAAGCGTTCTGA